The Henckelia pumila isolate YLH828 chromosome 2, ASM3356847v2, whole genome shotgun sequence genome includes a window with the following:
- the LOC140881557 gene encoding protein PGR isoform X2 yields the protein MLWLQNILRTSEQVIMEMNLVRPVAAAMASILVAGRSFRKKSLDISGAIFAVFVMTIHITVNYRFAAILLAFFFTSSKLTKIGEDRKRKVDADFKDGGQRNWIQVLSNSGIATLLVLITWKLVGAHDYCLDAKESPLLTSLAGGIIGHYCCCNGDTWSSELGVLSDEQPRLITSFKPVRKGTNGGVTKAGLLAAAAGGSVIGLTFFLLGLVTTNCAFDVSKKQLFVIPLSALFGLCGSVIDSLLGATLQYSGFCTVRNKVVGKPGPTVKKISGLCILDNNAVNLLSILLTSLLSSIAFSYVF from the exons ATGCTCTGGTTGCAGAATATTTTGAG GACCAGTGAACAGGTGATCATGGAAATGAATTTGGTTCGACCAGTGGCTGCAGCAATGGCTTCAATTTTAGTTGCTGGTAGATCATTTAGAAAGAAGTCTCTTGACATTTCCGGAGCTATTTTTGCAGTTTTTGTCATGACTATTCATATTACGGTCAATTACAG GTTCGCAGCCATTCTGCTTGCCTTCTTTTTCACTTCTTCAAAGTTAACAAAAATTGGAGAGGACAGAAAGCGGAAAGTTGATGCCGACTTCAAGGATGGTGGTCAGCGCAATTG GATTCAGGTTCTGTCTAACAGTGGCATTGCGACGCTTTTAGTCTTGATCACTTGGAAGTTGGTGGGCGCGCATGACTATTGTCTAGATGCAAAAGAATCACCTCTTTTGACCTCTCTTGCGGGTGGCATTATTGGTCATTATTGTTGCTGTAATGGAGACACTTGGTCTTCAGAACTTGGGGTTCTCAGTGATGAGCAGCCACGATTAATCACATCCTTCAAG CCTGTTCGAAAGGGTACAAATGGAGGTGTAACTAAAGCAGGACTCTTGGCTGCTGCAGCTGGGGGTAGTGTGATTGGACTAACATTTTTTCTCTTAGGATTAGTCACTACCAACTGCGCTTTTGACGTTTCTAAGAAGCAGCTATTTGTAATTCCACTTTCTGCTCTGTTTGGGTTGTGTGGAAGTGTTATAGATTCATTATTGGGAGCAACTCTCCAATATAGTGGCTTTTGCACGGTTCGCAATAAG GTAGTTGGAAAACCCGGGCCGACTGTAAAGAAAATCTCTGGTTTATGTATACTGGACAACAATGCAGTTAATCTTCTCTCCATATTGTTGACATCTTTGCTGTCTTCTATTGCTTTCTCCTATGTTTTCTGA
- the LOC140881557 gene encoding protein PGR isoform X3, which yields MLWLQNILSRTSEQVIMEMNLVRPVAAAMASILVAGRSFRKKSLDISGAIFAVFVMTIHITVNYRFAAILLAFFFTSSKLTKIGEDRKRKVDADFKDGGQRNCGIATLLVLITWKLVGAHDYCLDAKESPLLTSLAGGIIGHYCCCNGDTWSSELGVLSDEQPRLITSFKPVRKGTNGGVTKAGLLAAAAGGSVIGLTFFLLGLVTTNCAFDVSKKQLFVIPLSALFGLCGSVIDSLLGATLQYSGFCTVRNKVVGKPGPTVKKISGLCILDNNAVNLLSILLTSLLSSIAFSYVF from the exons ATGCTCTGGTTGCAGAATATTTTGAG TAGGACCAGTGAACAGGTGATCATGGAAATGAATTTGGTTCGACCAGTGGCTGCAGCAATGGCTTCAATTTTAGTTGCTGGTAGATCATTTAGAAAGAAGTCTCTTGACATTTCCGGAGCTATTTTTGCAGTTTTTGTCATGACTATTCATATTACGGTCAATTACAG GTTCGCAGCCATTCTGCTTGCCTTCTTTTTCACTTCTTCAAAGTTAACAAAAATTGGAGAGGACAGAAAGCGGAAAGTTGATGCCGACTTCAAGGATGGTGGTCAGCGCAATTG TGGCATTGCGACGCTTTTAGTCTTGATCACTTGGAAGTTGGTGGGCGCGCATGACTATTGTCTAGATGCAAAAGAATCACCTCTTTTGACCTCTCTTGCGGGTGGCATTATTGGTCATTATTGTTGCTGTAATGGAGACACTTGGTCTTCAGAACTTGGGGTTCTCAGTGATGAGCAGCCACGATTAATCACATCCTTCAAG CCTGTTCGAAAGGGTACAAATGGAGGTGTAACTAAAGCAGGACTCTTGGCTGCTGCAGCTGGGGGTAGTGTGATTGGACTAACATTTTTTCTCTTAGGATTAGTCACTACCAACTGCGCTTTTGACGTTTCTAAGAAGCAGCTATTTGTAATTCCACTTTCTGCTCTGTTTGGGTTGTGTGGAAGTGTTATAGATTCATTATTGGGAGCAACTCTCCAATATAGTGGCTTTTGCACGGTTCGCAATAAG GTAGTTGGAAAACCCGGGCCGACTGTAAAGAAAATCTCTGGTTTATGTATACTGGACAACAATGCAGTTAATCTTCTCTCCATATTGTTGACATCTTTGCTGTCTTCTATTGCTTTCTCCTATGTTTTCTGA
- the LOC140881557 gene encoding protein PGR isoform X1, with the protein MLWLQNILSRTSEQVIMEMNLVRPVAAAMASILVAGRSFRKKSLDISGAIFAVFVMTIHITVNYRFAAILLAFFFTSSKLTKIGEDRKRKVDADFKDGGQRNWIQVLSNSGIATLLVLITWKLVGAHDYCLDAKESPLLTSLAGGIIGHYCCCNGDTWSSELGVLSDEQPRLITSFKPVRKGTNGGVTKAGLLAAAAGGSVIGLTFFLLGLVTTNCAFDVSKKQLFVIPLSALFGLCGSVIDSLLGATLQYSGFCTVRNKVVGKPGPTVKKISGLCILDNNAVNLLSILLTSLLSSIAFSYVF; encoded by the exons ATGCTCTGGTTGCAGAATATTTTGAG TAGGACCAGTGAACAGGTGATCATGGAAATGAATTTGGTTCGACCAGTGGCTGCAGCAATGGCTTCAATTTTAGTTGCTGGTAGATCATTTAGAAAGAAGTCTCTTGACATTTCCGGAGCTATTTTTGCAGTTTTTGTCATGACTATTCATATTACGGTCAATTACAG GTTCGCAGCCATTCTGCTTGCCTTCTTTTTCACTTCTTCAAAGTTAACAAAAATTGGAGAGGACAGAAAGCGGAAAGTTGATGCCGACTTCAAGGATGGTGGTCAGCGCAATTG GATTCAGGTTCTGTCTAACAGTGGCATTGCGACGCTTTTAGTCTTGATCACTTGGAAGTTGGTGGGCGCGCATGACTATTGTCTAGATGCAAAAGAATCACCTCTTTTGACCTCTCTTGCGGGTGGCATTATTGGTCATTATTGTTGCTGTAATGGAGACACTTGGTCTTCAGAACTTGGGGTTCTCAGTGATGAGCAGCCACGATTAATCACATCCTTCAAG CCTGTTCGAAAGGGTACAAATGGAGGTGTAACTAAAGCAGGACTCTTGGCTGCTGCAGCTGGGGGTAGTGTGATTGGACTAACATTTTTTCTCTTAGGATTAGTCACTACCAACTGCGCTTTTGACGTTTCTAAGAAGCAGCTATTTGTAATTCCACTTTCTGCTCTGTTTGGGTTGTGTGGAAGTGTTATAGATTCATTATTGGGAGCAACTCTCCAATATAGTGGCTTTTGCACGGTTCGCAATAAG GTAGTTGGAAAACCCGGGCCGACTGTAAAGAAAATCTCTGGTTTATGTATACTGGACAACAATGCAGTTAATCTTCTCTCCATATTGTTGACATCTTTGCTGTCTTCTATTGCTTTCTCCTATGTTTTCTGA
- the LOC140881557 gene encoding protein PGR isoform X4 gives MEMNLVRPVAAAMASILVAGRSFRKKSLDISGAIFAVFVMTIHITVNYRFAAILLAFFFTSSKLTKIGEDRKRKVDADFKDGGQRNWIQVLSNSGIATLLVLITWKLVGAHDYCLDAKESPLLTSLAGGIIGHYCCCNGDTWSSELGVLSDEQPRLITSFKPVRKGTNGGVTKAGLLAAAAGGSVIGLTFFLLGLVTTNCAFDVSKKQLFVIPLSALFGLCGSVIDSLLGATLQYSGFCTVRNKVVGKPGPTVKKISGLCILDNNAVNLLSILLTSLLSSIAFSYVF, from the exons ATGGAAATGAATTTGGTTCGACCAGTGGCTGCAGCAATGGCTTCAATTTTAGTTGCTGGTAGATCATTTAGAAAGAAGTCTCTTGACATTTCCGGAGCTATTTTTGCAGTTTTTGTCATGACTATTCATATTACGGTCAATTACAG GTTCGCAGCCATTCTGCTTGCCTTCTTTTTCACTTCTTCAAAGTTAACAAAAATTGGAGAGGACAGAAAGCGGAAAGTTGATGCCGACTTCAAGGATGGTGGTCAGCGCAATTG GATTCAGGTTCTGTCTAACAGTGGCATTGCGACGCTTTTAGTCTTGATCACTTGGAAGTTGGTGGGCGCGCATGACTATTGTCTAGATGCAAAAGAATCACCTCTTTTGACCTCTCTTGCGGGTGGCATTATTGGTCATTATTGTTGCTGTAATGGAGACACTTGGTCTTCAGAACTTGGGGTTCTCAGTGATGAGCAGCCACGATTAATCACATCCTTCAAG CCTGTTCGAAAGGGTACAAATGGAGGTGTAACTAAAGCAGGACTCTTGGCTGCTGCAGCTGGGGGTAGTGTGATTGGACTAACATTTTTTCTCTTAGGATTAGTCACTACCAACTGCGCTTTTGACGTTTCTAAGAAGCAGCTATTTGTAATTCCACTTTCTGCTCTGTTTGGGTTGTGTGGAAGTGTTATAGATTCATTATTGGGAGCAACTCTCCAATATAGTGGCTTTTGCACGGTTCGCAATAAG GTAGTTGGAAAACCCGGGCCGACTGTAAAGAAAATCTCTGGTTTATGTATACTGGACAACAATGCAGTTAATCTTCTCTCCATATTGTTGACATCTTTGCTGTCTTCTATTGCTTTCTCCTATGTTTTCTGA